The sequence CtgaagaaatgaagaattttaGGATAGTACATCCTATAATGTAACAATGTTTTCGTTACACCAAACATTGGCTGTCAGGCCAACAATTGGCGTGCAATGATTTTTAgctgaaataacttgcattttgCGATGAATGCTAGGATCTATAATTCTCCGAAGTAAACTCCGTGGTTCACATCTTTGTGTATCAATGAAACTGTAATGGTATTGTAGTGAAACTAAAATGAGAAATGCTGCTAGTTAAAGTAGTATGATTATTACGGTAAATATGCCACTGATATTTGATTAAGTATATCTTACGTTTACACATAGATAAATAGTGCTACATAAAAGCggtatttacaatttaattctTATTCCTTGAGGTATTTTCGCCAAATCCGTCGCTCGCGCCCTGGTTAAATATTGACCGGCGGTGCATCGTGAGTACTCGCGTAAAGAAGACCGAACTAAGTCTAGAATTCCTTCACTCACCACATTATTTGAAAAAGTGGAGCTTAGATATTATAATACAATTATAACACATTGTACTAATgatataacaattaaaatataacaatattaaaaGTATAAAGCGAGTTTAAAGAATACATAGAAAAGTGGTTCGGTTGCGAAATCTTCGATGGACATCATTGTAAAATGTACGGGGAAAAGACCACAGCGCGACCAACGCCGGATAAAAGCTATTTATAAGTATTCCATTTCCGATACTGGTTCCGAAGctggggtttcaatgttggcctaaACATTTGCTTACTGCTCCGCCACCTTGATCCCTTCCGTTTGAACATTGGTGGTTCCGTCActaatttttgattatttaacTCTTTAAAGTCGGCAAACCATAGTgctcctttaaaaataaatatagcggtgtttatttgtttttcaatccGTTGCCAACTTCTCGAGCTATTAGCGGAAAAAAATCGACGGCTGTAGCCCTCTCACAGATAAGtcgatgacgtcatgaactcatgTCTAGCGCGCAACCGCTTTTAAGCTATTCTTCTACATCGTGCATATGTCTTACGTTTCTCATTATCATTCACACACTAATGAGCGAATACCTTCCTCAGTGAAAGGTTCACCATGAGCGTgaactctcatgacgtcaccaactcacggtAATTGGGCGGAAACTTTCACGTTTACTCATCTTAAACTACGATTGGATGAAAAAATGGTGATTATTTTCACCGTTCCATATCTTTTCATTTCATCTATCGAATTTTTGAATTCCGATTCCGTGTCTTAATGAACGACCCCGTTTGATGAACGAACTTGTTCTCTCATTCCGTCTTTTACTTGAGAGATGAACTGTACATTCTGTATGCCTCAGCCGAAGAGATTGTGATGGGGAGACGTCGTTTAACGCTAGACTCCCTCTGACTCGTATCTCGGCAAAACTTTCCAATCTGAACTCCCATAATCGACGAAGCTGCGTGCTTTTTATCAAGCGCTGCTCTGGTTTGGAGCCATGAGTTTGAACGTTCCCGACTTGGAGGCGCGACGCGCGAGTGACAGTCATGGCCTTTGTCAGTCTTTGGTAATTAATGGAGAAGAAATCATCCGGGTTTATTTGGCCCCGCTTGCTTCTGGGAGGATTCTGTCTGTGACTGGGTCTTTCGGGTCTCTTTTAGCTCAAATGTCCTTTTTACCCCAAAACAGTTTTATCATTTGGACCGTAAAATTAAATAACCGACTGTTTGTTGGAGcgtgaattaaaatttacagcaacTAAATTGGAAAtatgacagaaaaatgtttttttttttaattttaatcgagGTGCGGTGTTTCTCGTATTTGCAGAATTTTGATTGATTGATAACAAAACGCACTGATTAGCAAtaagtaattaatataaaaaggctaaataattaattagtaatgtatattcattcaattttttcccttgctTCAGAATATAAAAATGTAACGAGTGATGACTGAAAAAGATTACTGTCCAAAACAAATATGAGCTTATGGCGATTTTCTCGGCTTAAATTATGACTCATATTATTGATAATCCGATTTTATGTGCAAGGTATCGGTTTCACTAATATATTCAACGTTAAATGCAGGTTGCTAATGCAAAAGAATCTATTTTGTGGTTAGTTTATGGTTACAAGAAATATCTTGGCTGCTTGAAAAATGTATGCTTCTGGACCCGGCTTGCCAACTCCAATCTCTTGAAtgggtaaaaataaaatcaattgaaaagAATGTTGCAACTGATGTTTTAGAGGATGACTACGGTTTGGTGGAAACTTAGAATTAACTGTATCTTTTAGATAGTAACCACTTCTGATTTCGTACTTCATTCAACATTGAATTTTCGAAAATAACATTGTTAAGGAAACTCATTACAAGCAACTATTGGCATATGAACAGCATCGTCACTGCTTATGGATAACCACTAGTTTATTGGGTGTTTCGACCTAGATTTTACTATAAGATTGAAAGCaaacttttagtttttttattggtATTTACGATGTGAATTTCATGAAAAGTACTGACTAGGCCTCATAAGTAACACTGCCGACTTAAGTTCAGCTTATAGAAAACTTGGGAtttgattattttctgtaaaaattgatttctccagagattttcaattaattttgatgtaaGCACGCAAAGAAATCACCCACATTATTCTTTTACTGGGGGTATGTTGAATCAGtatcaaatattaaattacatgtttctgttaattcctcataaattgcATTGCAAGTTGTTAAAATAGTTATCTTAAATTTCGCTTTccgattgaaaatggaataacgTGATCCAATGCGAGGACTGTCCACAAAATACGTTTATTAATGCTTACAAAATCCCAGTGAAAGCGTAAGGCCTCGTAAATTGACGGTAAACTTTTAACACGAAGTATCTTTTGAATTCCTGTTACTACCAATAAAAGGAACTCCGTATATTTTTCGGTTACCTGGGAACTCAAGGTCTCAATGGGCAATATATCTACCACAGATTTATTGTAAACTGCAATATATAGAGTTATTTATTGGCATAAGTTCTGGAAACAGAAACCAAAGACTGGGAAGCCAGTTGCTTTtctcatgccctgaagacgatggacaactcgcccatcgaaacctcggccaagatggagttggagaatctgacctGGTGGAAAtaccgtgtaaccttccacagtTGCTCTTCTCCATCATATTATAAGCACGTAGATTATTTTTTCACgcattttctttatttgcttcgtctgaaaattattttttcaatatgccagccgaaaggtattaaaaaacaactccagaaaacgtttttttctttttggccctctcaaacatattttacaaaaacatgcgttagaagtTTTCAAATGAACGCCATATCTTCCTgtctcgctcaaagttcttgaaaacaattgaaaatctgctccattaaataaggtttcaaataccgtaaaccgcattaaaaaataagccttctcgaccgagatattaaaacaagagtgaaaatcgtattttcgatctagccggccctggtgggcctctagcgggctggaaatgtgggaaggtttgtcctatttgatcccaaattgcataccctaagtacgggaaaaatcccggaggggggacttttaaccctctttatccggctatgccctttatgtACTTTTTAGATTCCGATGACGATTCAATATTTAGAAATCAGTTGTttcaaattttgttccattgtacACTAACCATTTAATATAATTTCTGCATGTAAAATGGTTgataattttctcaatagatggtgtTATTTATGAGTTTTTTGGCAGAAATTCCTTAGAAAGCTCTAATTTCATCGATCACATTATTCACCACTAAAAGGtagagagtaaaaataaaatgaaagaaataaaaaacacacttaTTCCAAAAGCACCAAACAATGCgctaaaaagtaagaaaataagcttttcatcaatCGGAGAGTAACCGTGGGTGCTGAATGGATTTAGTTACTAATGTGTCGTGCCGATCCTTACTCACCTAGCAGGCTCTCCTACATTCATTTATATTAAACGAAATGAGCGACCAAGCTGCTTTTGcttatttctacattttatgctgtttttataTAAAGcatataatattttgtttttttcccggcgaacaattgcagtgaaaatttctcgggtttcacaccgggtcaggtcctccatttctccttccaacgtttcgatgagcaactcgcccatcgtcttcagggattcaggaatccaataattcctcaaattctcggggtatatatacataattctgaggttgagggtggttcagcgtctcctgattggctgccagtcccctcgtatttttaggaggtggtcccatatgtggcttaaccctttaaagaccgaactaacttaccaactgatttttattatttttaatgcatattctatttattctacagctaattaagagatgttatgaaagaaaacccgaacaaaaatttttaaatgcgttttcaagcatgttcccaaatgggaacattggacactccagtgaataaaatttcaaggttttacttttttttgagcatgtatatttttcgaaaatatcatAAATGTGGTAAAAATTACACGTTATAATGACATCATTCTCATTATACAGtgtataaattgcatttattGATTATTCATGATACATTGAAAAACAGTGAAGATGCATCTTTTTTTCACATTCGGTGCATTGGAGGCGAGTGTTTTTTTTGCAGACTACGCATCTTCCCTGTGAAGATTTATTTAGAATGTGCCCCCCAGTTTTTCTTCGTTTCACTGAAGAGTGCGTCTTAGGTCCAGGATGAGAGATTATTTTTGGGCGTAGCCGCATGAGACTAGTCGCTACGTCGCGGAGAAACTCCAAGTGTGTTTTCGACCCTTTTCCGTGGATTTCCCTGTGCAAAAGCCATGCACTGACGACACTCATATTCAAAGCATTTGAAAAAAGATTCCACCACCATTTCTTGCTTCGAAGTTTTGGTCGGTAGCTACCCAGAAGTTTGTCCAATACATCAACTCCCCCCATTcccaaattgtatttttttatcaactgCGGTTGTGTAAtttctatccttttcccttccttcctaGAAAATCTCTTTACAGAACCCAATGGCTCAGTAGTGTAGCAGTTGGACCCTAATGTAACCACTGAATTATCATTCCATCGACAGAAAAATACCACTCCATCACATAGGAAATCAAAATCCCCTCGGTGAGATTTTGCTATCACTTTTGTTGGTTTTAGCGGGCATTTGGCTATCCTTCCTTCACGAATTGTACCTGTTGCCTTTATGCTTCTATCTGCGAGTTCTGCAAGCAGTGAGTGGGATGAAAAGAAATTATCGAAGTATAACTCAATTTGCTTAGGGTGCTCTACAACAGCCAAAAGATCGCATACTACCCTGCTTCCCAGCGGTCCAGTAGAATTGTTTTCTTTCCCTGCATATATTTGCATCGCATAGGGATATCCTGATGATGAACATAGCATCCAGATTTTGTACCCAAAACGAATTGGTTTTCCTTTTATTAACATTTTGCTCGAGTTATAGCCGTAATATGGAACCATAGATTCGTCAAGGCTTAGTTCCTTATGGAAGATTCCAAATTGCACGACATTTTTTCCCAACTCTCTATACAAAGGAGAAATTTTTCCTAATTTGTCACCCTTTTGCAACATGTTGTTATCGGACAAGTGAAAGTATCTTTTTATGTCTTTGAAACGATTCCTGGGCATCACTGATGGAATAATTGGAATCGACATATCCTCTGCAGAACACCAATACAAATTTTCTTGGGGGACCGTGTGGTATCCACTGAACAAAAGTATTCCGAAGAACTGAGCAGTCTCTTCCCACGTAACATCAAGAGATGAGCCTTTTTGTTGGGCATAAAGAGAGGACATGTTTGCAACATGACTCAAGTACTGCTGTGGTAAATACTTGAAGAAGAGTTCAATCGGTTCCAAGGCAACCAGTTCCTCCCGATGATTATCTAGCCCCCGCATTGGTTCTGAcggaatttctttttcaaattgattCAGCTTCTTCCAAACATTGCCTGTGAATGATAAAATCATTCAATTACTTCATGGCTTAGGAATATATAAATTGAACAAAATGAAAAGTTTGGAAGTCTTAAAAGATGctgaattgtaattttaaaaagaacataattccgCAACGAagtaagaggaaaaattattttactgaccTTTTCCCATAGTACTGCTTTTCTGTTTTACTCCTTTCCTTCTAGGCAGACTgtgtttctctttctctccatcatcATCTCTGTTTGGTAGAGTGAGGCTGATTTTCCCACACGTGTCAGCCGGAATAATTTCCCCTAgatcattttcattaacatctTCTTCATCCGTCAAACGGTGGTCTTCTTCAGGGGGAAGCTGGCACAACTCGTATTCCGACAGTTCATCGTCACTTAGAACGTCTAAATATTCGACTACTTCTTCCACAGTAAGAAACTCCTTTGAGCTCATTTTATCAGAAGTGTCTAAGAGAAGTATGTTCTTCAAAAATTGTAATCACAAAACCAACACTCAGAATGACTCAACAGAAGAGCACACACTGGGCATCACAACCTGAAGGAACAAGGCACATCGAAGAACTAACCTCAATCAAGCATTAAGAAGAAGACTGTTCCAACCCACTCGGGTTGACCGGATCTATTtcaaccacaatgtccagcaAGAAACTACAATGTATTCATATAGCTGCAAGCAGCCTGAGGTGGCGTATTCAGATATAATTAGGCCAAAGAAGCGACAATGTTTCAAAACTCCTTTGTaagggacgaaaaaaataaaaccacaagaGTTTAGGGATATCTCATCGGAGGCAAAAAAGAGCAACTGACTTAGATATGCcgacagtccaatgttcccaaatgggaacacacctcaaaattttgttattgcttgataaataaatacaaacttgaccaaaaaactaagttcaaCAATCTAatgtatattgatcttttgaataaatgagtatttgttaCTTGAGAGTGAGTGTAGAGAAATATATTGGATAAActgcatactcactacagaggtaatgaaaatgaccaactttaaaaatgcataattaacaACAAATGTATTTACAagtaatgcgattcactttaaaaaatacttccatactttatttacataacaaaagatacaaaattaatcacagatacgaaatataattttcttgaatttttataaatctgttcccaaatgggaacattggactgtaaacggATTATAGCCGCACTCCCTGTTgatgttatttctgtttttccgaatctgaatagattcttttactacgcggtcccagtatccattAGATCGACATCCAttataaaaagcatatttttttaatattagaagAGCAAGCTGGCTTTAGGAATGGAAGATTTTGCATTGATGATGTTTTTACTctaaagcaaatcattcaaaaacgaAAAGAGTTTGATCTAGAAACACATcttgcattcatagattttgaaaaggcattcgGTCGTGGTAATAAAGAAATGTAACGGTCAATTATtaagaaaagagggtttcctaaaCATCTGATTAAAGCTTCCCAGAGCCTATACAGatacaccagaattgtaatttttaatgggAAACTGATCACTCAAGAAATTGTCATTAAACAAGAAGTTAGGCAGGGTTGCATCCTATCTcaaaccttgtttaatctatatatagaTGACGTTCTGAGAATATGGAAAGAGAATTATGTATCACCGGGCATAGAAttgggaccatctcaatacttaaatacaatgctgtttgctgacgatcaggttatagtACAAGAATACAAGGTTAGAATACAAACTCCAGATAGCAGTATACAGACTACACTAGTTGAGCAAAcgatacaacctgagaatttcaaaaaccaaaacaaagactatggcttTTTTAGGAAGTTACCCGATTCGAACAAATGTTATTATTGAGAATCAAGTCCTGAAGCAAGtttcgcacttccagtacttaggatgcgatataacacATGACGAggacaaatatattttgaataaagttaatattttccagagaatatgtggcacaattagaagaactctaaaaaaacgagaaaaggaacaaaaataaaatttcagaaagtgatggcagtccctactatactctacggatcagaatgttgggtaccaaaaaagaatgaattaaggcggatagaatcatcggaaatgaattttttagatcagtgaaaggctgcacaagattggataaattaagaaacactcaagtaagagatgaactgggtgtctaGGCAGTCACTGATATATTACAATACTACAAACACAGagggaaggaacatatacttcgaatgctAAATGAAAGAATTCAAAAACAAGCAACGGAATATCTCTTTACTTCCCAAGTTACCTAACCCTGGAAGGAAGAAGGAGaagatttttttacctttcttaattcatttaaaattaaaaaagaaacattcgtaccaattggcaagagaaattttggaagaccaagaaaaagatggtaatgtggagccggaaccgGCTTaatagcctaatcctggaaggaagaaaaaaatatttttttacctttcttatttcatttttgattaaaaaagaaacaaactgCGCTGAGTTTACGATGAGCGATGCAACTATCAAATGCAACGAGGTCGCAATGCCCAGATTTTAGGCGCGAAGGTTAGGTCTGAGGCTTCTACTTGACTCCAATTTATATACCTTCCTTCACGCTGCGTTTTATTCTTCTCTTTAGGTGATATTCTTGAATGCGTGGCGGAGCTATCGACGACAGAATGAGAAAGCTCTCAGTCAGACAGCGGGGATTCCTTCACATAGACCTCCTTCCTTCCTTTACCTTCGCTGACATGGATGTACCACCAATACGAACAGAATCCACGAGTATCCCTCGTCACAAGTCAACTGTTGAAATCTGAGGTGAGCGCTGATCTTCTATCCTCTTTTATCCTGCTAATTTTCGCCGTTGTATTTCCGTATTCTGCACGTTTTTATGATAATAAGGTCGTTCGCTCAGTCCCGAAA comes from Ischnura elegans chromosome X, ioIscEleg1.1, whole genome shotgun sequence and encodes:
- the LOC124171122 gene encoding piggyBac transposable element-derived protein 3-like, yielding MSSKEFLTVEEVVEYLDVLSDDELSEYELCQLPPEEDHRLTDEEDVNENDLGEIIPADTCGKISLTLPNRDDDGEKEKHSLPRRKGVKQKSSTMGKGNVWKKLNQFEKEIPSEPMRGLDNHREELVALEPIELFFKYLPQQYLSHVANMSSLYAQQKGSSLDVTWEETAQFFGILLFSGYHTVPQENLYWCSAEDMSIPIIPSVMPRNRFKDIKRYFHLSDNNMLQKGDKLGKISPLYRELGKNVVQFGIFHKELSLDESMVPYYGYNSSKMLIKGKPIRFGYKIWMLCSSSGYPYAMQIYAGKENNSTGPLGSRVVCDLLAVVEHPKQIELYFDNFFSSHSLLAELADRSIKATGTIREGRIAKCPLKPTKVIAKSHRGDFDFLCDGVVFFCRWNDNSVVTLGSNCYTTEPLGSVKRFSRKEGKRIEITQPQLIKKYNLGMGGVDVLDKLLASYNSSVGLFGAVQLLSPCMYDLYDRADDNYGIEAPVPSSTHFGFPLTVATTY